The DNA region ACCCGAAGGTGGGCTACTTCGCAAACCACAATGCGTTCAAGGCGGCCCTCGCCGACGGTCAGACGAGCTTCGGCGCGGCTGGCGACGTCGAGGCAATGCAGGCGGTCGTACGCAACACCGGCGTGCAGGGCTGGCTCTCGGTCATCTTCCTCGTGCTCTCGATCATCGTCATCGTTGCGGCAGTGGTGGCCTGCCTCAAGGCCTACCGCAATGGCGGCGGCGAGAACACCGAAGACCCCCGGGTCGAGTCGAAGATCTTCGCCCCGGCAGGGTTCCTCGCGACCCCGGCCGAAAAGGAGCTTGAGGCCAAGTGGAAGGCTTACACCGAGGCGACCGAGCACGCTGGCGCGCAGCCCGGCCCCATGCGCGGCGAAGGGAGCACCCCGTGACGAAGCTTCGCACGTTGGCCATGAGCCTTGGCCTCTACCTCAACGGCGTGCTGGGCGGCGACAAGTACACGACGTACCTGCGCCATCACGAGAACACCCACCCAGAAACAGCACCCATGAGCGAGCGCGAGTTCTGGCGCGACTACCGCGACTGGCAAGAACGCAACCCGCAGGGGCGCTGCTGCTAGGCGCGCAGGGCGGGCCGAGCGGGGTTACTCGTCCGGCCCGCCCTGTGCGTTCCACAGTTCGGGGTATGCGGCGCCGAGGCTCGTCACCATGCGGCGAAGGGCGGGAAGCGACAGCCCGATCACGCACGACGGCGCGCCCTCGATGCGCTCGATGAACGCGCCCGCGAGCCCGTCTATCGCGAAGCCACCGGCCAGTTCGAGCGGCTCTCCCGTGGCGACGTAGGCCGCGAGCTCTTCGTCGCTCACATCGGCGGCGAGCGTCACCGTCGCGGTATCGACCTCGCCGACGGCGGCGTGAGGCTTGCCTCCGCGGTGATCGATGAGCCAGTGCCCCGAGTGCAGCACGCCGGTGCGGCCACGGTGCGCTTTCGAACGTTCAAGCGCAACCTCGGGAAGGTGCGGCTTGCCGAGGGTCTCACCGTCGAGCAAGAATGCAGAGTCGCCGCCAAGAATGAGGCCATCAAGGTCGGGGCCGTGCCTTCTCGCCACGTCTTCAGCCTTCAACATGCCGAGGTACTCGACCATCTCGGCAGCCGTCATGGCACGACCCAGCGTCTCTTCGCGGACAGCCACCTCGGCCTCCTCGTCTACCTCTGGTGAGTAACACACCGGTTCGATGCCGGCGGCGCGCAACACCGAGAGCCTGGCGGGTGACGTCGAAGCAAGAATAAGTCTCATGTAGCCATCGTACGCACTGAGCGGGGCTCGCGGGGCGGTGTGCACGGGCCAGCGCGCAGAGTTTTACACAACGTTCAGCGAGGTGCGCCG from Leucobacter sp. UCMA 4100 includes:
- a CDS encoding YbdD/YjiX family protein, whose product is MTKLRTLAMSLGLYLNGVLGGDKYTTYLRHHENTHPETAPMSEREFWRDYRDWQERNPQGRCC
- a CDS encoding Maf family protein; its protein translation is MRLILASTSPARLSVLRAAGIEPVCYSPEVDEEAEVAVREETLGRAMTAAEMVEYLGMLKAEDVARRHGPDLDGLILGGDSAFLLDGETLGKPHLPEVALERSKAHRGRTGVLHSGHWLIDHRGGKPHAAVGEVDTATVTLAADVSDEELAAYVATGEPLELAGGFAIDGLAGAFIERIEGAPSCVIGLSLPALRRMVTSLGAAYPELWNAQGGPDE